The Saccharomycodes ludwigii strain NBRC 1722 chromosome II, whole genome shotgun sequence genome window below encodes:
- a CDS encoding uncharacterized protein (similar to Saccharomyces cerevisiae YGL202W | ARO8 | AROmatic amino acid requiring) produces the protein MTTSDILPQAKDFSNLYSRETLRRFPSPIKTTMAYFQDPNIVFLGAGMPPAELFPLKSLKVETHKPPFQDFKNLNPEKSSIFCDIQRDIENLEIPMDVPLSRALQYGNSRGQKELLSFLKSHTEIFHTLNYKNWDIITTTGSTQAWDAALRIFCNEGDTILLEEYTYSSSYEAAMSQGINCIPLSMDSKGIIVESLELLLENWDEMYTGIPKPKLLYTIPTGQNPTGITLCDERKPLIYKLAQKHNLIIIEDEPYYFLQMPAYNESGSTNEIDRFSSHAEFINSLAKSFLSLDTDGRVLRMDSVSKTFAPGCRFGWLTGSKPILDVFWDLHEVSIQSTCGFAQSIINGILNRWGQEGYINWLIKIRQEYTLKRNWCLDNLFKYLPMNIIRFASIPTAGMFFTIYIDISKHPLSKKMDTQQIENYFYDKFVQNGVLLTMGSWFKVKNVATLTTGTVSTKANVVDTTKNESNFVMFRGTYAAVDPAKMELGMKILGSVLKQEFGLD, from the coding sequence aTGACTACTTCTGATATCCTACCACAAGCTAaagatttttcaaatttatacAGTAGAGAAACCTTGAGAAGGTTTCCTTCTCCAATCAAAACAACCATGGCATATTTTCAAGATCCtaatattgtatttttaggAGCCGGTATGCCACCTGCTGAATTGTTCCCATTAAAATCGTTAAAAGTTGAAACACATAAACCACCCTTccaagattttaaaaatttaaatccaGAAAAATCATCAATCTTCTGTGACATCCAAAGagatattgaaaatttggAGATTCCAATGGATGTTCCCTTGTCTAGAGCTTTACAATATGGCAATTCTAGGGGacaaaaagaattattaagCTTTTTAAAATCCCATACCGAAATATTTCACACTTTGAATTATAAGAACTGggatattattactactactggttCTACTCAAGCTTGGGATGCTGCTTTAAGAATATTTTGCAATGAAGGCGACACAATTTTATTGGAAGAGTATACTTATTCTAGCAGCTACGAGGCTGCAATGAGTCAAGGTATTAACTGCATCCCTTTGTCAATGGATTCCAAGGGTATTATCGTGGAGAGTCTAGAATTACTGTTAGAAAATTGGGATGAGATGTACACTGGTATACCTAAACCCAAGCTTTTATACACCATTCCAACTGGTCAAAATCCAACTGGTATCACTTTATGTGATGAAAGAAAACCACTAATTTATAAACTTGCACAAAAACAtaatttgataataattgaGGATGAGccatattattttttacagATGCCAGCATATAATGAATCTGGTAGCACTAACGAGATTGACAGGTTCAGTTCTCACGCTGAGTTTATTAATTCTTTGGCCAAAAGCTTCTTGTCTTTGGATACTGATGGGAGAGTATTAAGGATGGACTCTGTCTCTAAAACTTTTGCACCAGGTTGCAGATTTGGCTGGCTAACCGGTTCCAAACCCATTCTAGATGTTTTTTGGGATTTACATGAAGTCTCTATCCAATCTACTTGTGGGTTTGCTCAAAGTATTATTAACGGTATCTTAAATAGATGGGGACAGGAAGGTTACATTAACTggttaattaaaataagaCAAGAATATACTTTGAAAAGGAATTGGTGTTTGGACAATTTGTTCAAATATTTACCcatgaatattattagatttGCTTCTATCCCAACAGCTGGCATGTTTTTCACCATCTATATTGATATTTCTAAGCACCCGTTGtctaaaaaaatggatactcaacaaattgaaaactatttttatgACAAGTTTGTGCAAAATGGTGTATTACTAACCATGGGGTCTTGGTTTAAAGTGAAAAATGTCGCTACTCTTACAACTGGCACTGTTTCTACTAAAGCTAACGTTGTAGATACTACGAAGAATGAAAGCAATTTTGTAATGTTCAGAGGCACTTATGCTGCTGTTGATCCAGCAAAAATGGAACTAGGAATGAAAATTTTAGGGAGTGTATTAAAACAAGAGTTTGGATTGGATtag
- the LEU1 gene encoding 3-isopropylmalate dehydratase LEU1 (similar to Saccharomyces cerevisiae YGL009C | LEU1 | LEUcine biosynthesis), whose protein sequence is MSTTQKTLYDKVFEDHVVHKDESNSYLLYIDRHLVHEVTSPQAFEGLKNADRKVRRTDCTLATVDHNIPTISRKSFKNIDTFISQPDSRLQVKTLEQNVKDFDVTFFGMTDSRQGIVHVIGPEQGFTLPGTTVVCGDSHTSTHGAFGALAFGIGTSEVEHVLATQTIIQSKSKNMRIFIEGKLSPGVTSKDLILHIIGVIGTAGGTGCVIEFAGEAIEDLTMEARMSMCNMAIEAGARAGMIKPDETTYNYVKGRPLAPKGEEWEKALKYWKTLYSDEGAHFDYDITIKAVDIIPTITWGTSPQDALPITASVPDPSNVKDVIKKSGMERALKYMGLKANTPLKEITIDKVFIGSCTNSRIEDLRAAAKVVKGYKKAPTVKLAMVVPGSGLIKQRAEAEGLDKIFEDAGFEWREAGCSMCLGMNPDILDPEERCASTSNRNFEGRQGALSRTHLMSPAMAAAAGINGHFVDIREHVYKDGDIAKVPIVAQEEDDKELQEKVYEHEKAPLQPGETVEEEIQDEINDIPPNDHTLEEHSPKKEAVPSSMQPFLVLTGIAAPLDKANVDTDAIIPKQFLKTIKRTGLKAGLFYEWRFRKDTNGKDQETDFVLNVEPYRNAEILVVTGDNFGCGSSREHAPWALKDFGIKSIIAPSFGDIFYNNSFKNGLLPIRLPQETIASVLYPLAKKGIKLTIDLPKQQILDPEGNVLIEKFDVEPFRKHCLVNGLDDIGITLQKEEFINKYEAIRREKFSFLEGGAKLIKPIKGTKKSPYGNTAQEW, encoded by the coding sequence atgtCAACCACTCAAAAGACATTATACGACAAGGTTTTCGAAGACCATGTTGTTCACAAGGATGAATCTAATTCATACTTGTTATATATTGACAGACACTTAGTCCATGAAGTTACCTCCCCACAGGCTTTTGAGGGTTTAAAAAATGCCGACAGAAAAGTTAGAAGAACTGATTGTACTTTAGCCACTGTTGACCACAATATCCCAACTATTTCTAGaaaatcatttaaaaacattgatACCTTTATTAGTCAGCCAGATTCTCGTTTACAAGTTAAAACTTTAGAGCAAAATGTCAAGGATTTTGATGTCACCTTTTTCGGCATGACTGATTCCAGACAGGGGATTGTTCATGTTATTGGACCCGAACAAGGGTTTACTTTGCCAGGTACCACTGTTGTTTGTGGTGATTCCCATACTTCTACTCATGGTGCCTTTGGTGCTTTGGCATTTGGTATTGGTACTTCTGAAGTTGAGCATGTGTTGGCTACACAAACTATCATCCAATCTAAATCTAAAAACATGAGAATCTTCATTGAAGGTAAATTATCACCAGGTGTCACCTCAAAGGATTTAATCTTGCACATCATCGGTGTTATTGGTACTGCTGGTGGTACTGGCTGTGTCATTGAATTTGCCGGAGAAGCCATTGAAGACTTAACTATGGAAGCTAGAATGTCCATGTGTAACATGGCTATTGAAGCTGGTGCAAGAGCCGGTATGATCAAGCCTGATGAAACCACCTATAATTATGTCAAAGGGCGTCCATTAGCTCCAAAGGGTGAAGAATGGGAAAAGGCATTAAAATACTGGAAAACTTTGTACTCAGATGAAGGTGCCCATTTTGATTAtgatattactattaaagCCGTTGATATTATTCCAACCATTACTTGGGGTACTTCTCCTCAAGACGCCTTGCCAATCACGGCCAGTGTTCCTGATCCAAGTAATGTCAAGGATGTGATTAAGAAATCAGGTATGGAAAGAGCTTTGAAATATATGGGTTTGAAAGCTAATACTCCATTGAAAGAAATTACGATTGACAAAGTTTTTATTGGTTCCTGTACCAATTCTCGTATTGAAGATTTGAGAGCTGCTGCCAAAGTAGTTAAGGGGTATAAGAAAGCCCCAACTGTTAAACTGGCTATGGTTGTTCCAGGCTCCGGGTTAATTAAGCAGCGTGCTGAAGCTGAAGGTTTAGATAAAATCTTTGAAGATGCTGGTTTTGAATGGAGAGAAGCCGGTTGTTCCATGTGTTTGGGTATGAATCCTGATATTTTGGATCCAGAGGAACGTTGTGCCTCAACTTCCAACAGAAACTTTGAAGGTCGTCAAGGTGCTTTGTCCAGAACACATTTGATGTCACCTGCCATGGCTGCAGCTGCTGGTATTAATGGTCattttgttgatattaGAGAGCACGTTTACAAGGATGGCGATATTGCTAAAGTCCCAATTGTTGCtcaagaagaagatgataaGGAGTTACAAGAGAAGGTTTATGAACATGAAAAGGCTCCTTTACAACCTGGTGAAACTGTTGAAGAGGAAATACAAGATGAAATTAATGATATTCCACCAAATGATCATACCTTGGAAGAACATTCTCCAAAAAAGGAAGCTGTTCCTTCTAGTATGCAACcatttttagttttgaCTGGTATTGCTGCCCCATTAGATAAGGCTAATGTTGACACTGATGCAATTATTCCTaaacaatttttgaaaaccaTCAAGAGAACTGGTTTGAAAGCtggtttattttatgaATGGCGTTTTAGAAAAGATACTAATGGCAAAGACCAAGAGACcgattttgttttgaatgTTGAGCCATATAGAAACGCTGAGATTTTAGTTGTGACTGGGGACAATTTCGGATGTGGTTCTTCTAGAGAACATGCTCCTTGGgctttaaaagattttggTATTAAATCCATAATTGCTCCATCTTTTGGTGATATTTTCTACAACAATTCCTTTAAAAATGGTTTGTTACCAATTAGATTGCCACAGGAGACTATTGCAAGTGTTTTGTACCCATTGGCCAAAAAGGGTATTAAGTTGACAATTGATTTGCCAAAACAACAAATCTTGGATCCAGAGGGTAACGttttaattgaaaagtTTGATGTTGAACCATTTAGAAAACACTGTCTGGTCAATGGCTTAGATGATATTGGTATCACATTGCAAAAGGAAGAattcattaataaatatgaagCTATTAGAAGAGAAAAGTTTTCTTTCTTAGAAGGTGGTGCTAAATTAATTAAGCCAATTAAAGGCACGAAAAAGAGCCCATACGGTAACACTGCCCAAGAGTGGTGA
- the SLA1 gene encoding cytoskeletal protein-binding protein SLA1 (similar to Saccharomyces cerevisiae YBL007C | SLA1 | Synthetic Lethal with ABP1) codes for MTSFLGVYKAVYSYQPTTPDELAINEGDILYLLEKSTVDDWWTVKKRVIGTDVTEPVGLVPNNYVEPMQPIGQTVALYDYLQVQNPEEELKFKEGDVFDLYDENDPDWLLCKNVTNNEYGFVPGNYVEKRIPGAAPTPAAAASMTKPLPVVTTPANAISFPPPPQRIDRPSTSSITPITSDVVIHENDQAQQGYNTGAYEDDDFALPPPKPARPNGNNQEDDFLPAKPARPVSMAPSDNIYGNDDVNNADPYNRNINAASTQFHSWIIQEILGRKKVKCKLAIGNNTIFYTSSNADSVPEQWNVADLVSYDNEKKHLFLEFTNPPASLEFHTGNSKVADEIVAVLGELKGVYSSAGLKEVQNATASGKKAGGFGNGSKKQAKVLEDFIAEAPKEISVTSGEVVNVIDDTSSKNWTLVEIVDTGERGLVPADFLHNVSQLSSMMGSLKNKFTSASVSRRKSIFSKKKPTDSSWKDDAGQDYEGSNINNTRDRSSSNANKRSRARSFSRSDNNNNNNNNNTAARDENDSKKSKQYPNPAKTRMWMDRTGSFKVEAEFVGCAEGKIHLHKVNGVKIAVPAEKLSDSDLCYVEKVTGFSLDRYKSSLSNDSDNAPVSNGGNNSGNNVNTAGMSAIDKERERRRRAKDREEREKDKQLREQELTELRKASQLLDQQREDLRYEKEQQERQRRMQESTEARELPPAKPPRPSTAASTPSVSSSNGKPKYDWFEFFLNCGVDVNSCQRYTINFDRESLTEDMLPEITAGMLRTLGLREGDIIRVMKYLDNKFGRIQEQQPQPSQTSAAGGMFSAPDGSLKINKTGGANLPTEKVRDSLLPTANASEQKSDAVSATIDDRAWTVKPAAATAATTAPAALKSEFQNSMQDLLDLKPLEPAKAPTPIPLKELEAIKTGTQSAQEPKYTPTATVNNPPETSLSPVKTGGIAPLNPFKTGGNNILPIMVMPIVTGGVGMMPQTTFGTLNPALTGGAFNPALTGGVLNPALTGGALNPALTGGALNPALTGGALNPALTGGMPQTTFGALKPIATGGNAVILPVQKTGGGLVPINTGGLMPQTTFGASAPQVTGGLPQPSFANNFAVSSQLTGGANGTIPQTSFTNNNLAFQQRTGGAMPQTSFGQSAVAPVLTGGLPQTTFGNTMNPVLTGGASALTGGANIMPQTSFGVPLLTGGANIMPQTSFGALTTNGNMNPALTGGMNPAFTGGMNPAFTGGMNPAFTGNMNPALTGGMNPALTGGIMAPQATNTGFVPQSNFGITLQKTGGIAPMPQTSFGTSQVGGGVNNDLSASLSNMNIYNHQQPIQSQPTGFGFGNGPQQQQQQQQQANLFNATPDNPFGFQ; via the coding sequence ATGACTTCATTTTTGGGTGTGTATAAGGCTGTATACTCTTATCAACCAACAACACCTGATGAATTGGCAATCAATGAAGGTGATATATTATAtcttttggaaaaatcaACAGTTGATGATTGGTGGACAGTAAAGAAAAGAGTGATTGGCACAGATGTTACAGAACCTGTTGGGTTGGTTCCAAATAATTATGTAGAACCAATGCAACCTATCGGCCAAACTGTTGCTCTATATGACTATTTACAAGTTCAGAATCCCGAAGAAGAGctaaaatttaaagaagGCGATGTCTTTGACTTAtatgatgaaaatgatcCCGATTGGTTGCTATGTAAGAATGTAACTAACAACGAATATGGATTTGTACCAGGTAATTATGTCGAAAAGAGAATTCCCGGAGCCGCACCAACTcctgctgctgctgcttcTATGACCAAACCACTTCCTGTTGTGACTACACCTGCAAATGCAATTTCTTTCCCCCCACCACCACAGAGGATTGATAGACCAAGCACTTCTAGTATTACTCCCATTACATCCGATGTAGTCATTCATGAAAATGATCAGGCACAACAAGGTTACAACACTGGTGCTTATGAGGATGATGACTTTGCTCTACCACCTCCAAAACCGGCTAGACCCAATGGTAACAACCAAGAAGATGATTTTCTCCCTGCTAAACCAGCTAGACCTGTTTCAATGGCACCAAgtgataatatatatggCAATGATGATGTCAATAATGCGGATCCCTataatagaaatattaaCGCGGCAAGCACTCAATTTCACAGTTGGATTATTCAAGAAATTTTAGGTCGTAAAAAGGTAAAGTGTAAATTAGCTATAGGCAATAACACTATTTTCTACACCTCATCTAATGCCGATTCAGTCCCTGAACAATGGAATGTTGCCGATTTAGTTAGTTATGATAATGAAAAGAAACATTTATTCTTGGAGTTCACTAACCCACCAGCTAGTTTAGAATTCCATACTGGCAATAGTAAAGTTGCTGATGAGATTGTTGCTGTTTTGGGCGAGTTGAAGGGTGTCTATTCTTCTGCTGGTTTAAAAGAAGTCCAAAACGCTACTGCTTCAGGTAAAAAAGCTGGTGGTTTTGGAAATGGGAGCAAAAAACAAGCTAAAGTGCTTGAAGACTTTATTGCTGAAGCGCCAAAGGAAATATCCGTCACATCAGGAGAAGTGGTTAATGTTATTGACGATACCTCTTCTAAAAATTGGACGTTGGTTGAAATTGTTGATACTGGTGAAAGAGGTCTGGTTCCAGCAGATTTTTTGCATAATGTTAGCCAATTGTCTTCTATGATGGGTAGTTTGAAAAACAAGTTTACTTCTGCCTCAGTCTCAAGAAGGAAATCAATTTTCTCCAAGAAGAAGCCTACTGACAGCAGTTGGAAAGATGATGCTGGTCAAGATTATGAAGGGTCAAATATCAACAATACTAGGGATCGTTCTTCTTCTAATGCCAATAAAAGGTCCCGTGCCAGATCATTTTCAAGAAGcgataacaacaacaacaacaacaacaacaatactgCTGCTAGAGATGAAAATGATTCTAAAAAATCCAAACAATATCCTAATCCTGCTAAGACACGTATGTGGATGGATAGAACCGGTTCCTTTAAAGTTGAAGCTGAATTTGTTGGTTGTGCTGAGGGTAAGATCCATTTGCATAAAGTTAATGGGGTTAAAATTGCTGTTCCTGCAGAAAAATTGAGTGATAGCGATTTATGCTATGTAGAAAAAGTCACTGGGTTCTCTTTAGATAGGTACAAATCTTCCTTAAGTAACGATTCTGACAATGCACCTGTTTCTAatggtggtaataatagtggGAATAATGTTAATACTGCCGGTATGTCTGCAATTGATAAAGAACgtgaaagaagaagaagggcTAAAGACCGCGAAGAGCGTGAAAAGGATAAACAATTGAGAGAACAGGAATTAACTGAGCTAAGAAAAGCTAGTCAGTTATTGGATCAACAGAGAGAAGATTTAAGGTATGAAAAGGAACAGCAAGAACGCCAAAGAAGGATGCAGGAATCTACAGAAGCCAGAGAGTTACCTCCTGCTAAACCACCAAGACCAAGCACCGCTGCTAGTACACCCTCTGTATCTTCTTCCAACGGAAAACCCAAATATGACTGGTttgagttttttttaaactgtGGTGTGGATGTAAACAGCTGCCAACGTTATACTATTAATTTTGATAGAGAAAGTTTGACCGAAGATATGCTACCAGAGATTACTGCAGGAATGCTAAGAACGTTGGGTTTGCGTGAAGGTGATATTATTAGAGTCATGAAGTACCTAGACAACAAATTTGGTAGAATCCAAGAACAACAACCACAACCTAGCCAAACATCTGCTGCTGGTGGCATGTTCTCTGCTCCTGATGGCTCTTtgaaaattaacaaaactGGTGGTGCTAATTTACCAACAGAAAAAGTTAGAGATTCTTTATTGCCTACTGCCAATGCCAGTGAGCAAAAGTCGGATGCTGTATCTGCAACCATTGACGACCGTGCTTGGACTGTTAAGCCTGCTGCCGCCACTGCTGCTACCACTGCTCCTGCAGCGCTAAAGTCGGAATTTCAAAATTCAATGCAAGATTTGTTGGACCTAAAACCTCTAGAGCCTGCAAAGGCCCCAACTCCAATTccattaaaagaattagaaGCTATCAAAACAGGAACCCAGTCAGCACAAGAGCCAAAATATACTCCTACTGCTACTGTGAACAATCCGCCAGAAACTTCTTTATCTCCTGTCAAAACCGGCGGGATTGCTCCTTTGAATCCATTTAAAACCGGTGGTAACAACATTTTGCCCATTATGGTCATGCCTATTGTTACCGGCGGTGTTGGCATGATGCCACAAACTACGTTTGGTACATTAAACCCTGCATTAACCGGTGGTGCCTTTAATCCTGCATTAACCGGTGGTGTTTTAAACCCTGCATTAACTGGTGGTGCCTTAAACCCTGCGTTAACTGGCGGTGCCTTAAACCCTGCGTTAACTGGCGGTGCCTTAAACCCTGCGTTAACTGGCGGTATGCCTCAAACCACTTTTGGTGCATTGAAACCCATAGCAACCGGTGGAAATGCTGTTATTTTGCCCGTTCAAAAAACTGGCGGTGGATTGGTTCCTATTAATACCGGTGGCTTGATGCCACAAACAACCTTTGGTGCTAGTGCCCCTCAAGTAACCGGTGGTTTACCTCAACCATCTTTTGCCAATAATTTTGCTGTTTCTTCGCAGCTAACTGGTGGCGCCAATGGTACAATTCCACAAACTTCATTTACTAATAACAACTTAGCATTTCAACAGAGGACGGGTGGTGCGATGCCACAAACTTCTTTTGGTCAAAGTGCAGTTGCTCCTGTACTAACCGGTGGACTACCTCAAACGACATTTGGCAATACTATGAACCCTGTCTTAACAGGGGGTGCTTCAGCTTTGACTGGCGGTGCTAATATAATGCCACAGACTTCCTTTGGGGTTCCGCTTCTAACTGGCGGCGCAAATATTATGCCACAAACATCTTTTGGTGCTCTTACGACAAATGGTAATATGAATCCAGCTTTAACTGGAGGCATGAACCCAGCTTTTACTGGTGGTATGAATCCAGCTTTTACTGGTGGTATGAATCCAGCTTTCACTGGTAATATGAATCCAGCCCTAACTGGAGGCATGAACCCAGCCTTAACCGGCGGCATTATGGCTCCTCAAGCTACAAACACCGGATTTGTTCCTCAATCTAATTTTGGCATAACATTACAAAAAACAGGGGGTATTGCCCCAATGCCGCAAACATCTTTTGGTACATCACAAGTTGGTGGCGGTGTTAACAATGACCTGTCTGCATCACTGTCAAATATGAACATTTATAATCATCAACAACCCATTCAGTCTCAACCAACAGGGTTCGGCTTTGGGAATGGCccacaacagcaacagcaacaacaacagcaagccaatttatttaatgcTACTCCAGATAATCCATTTGGATTTCAGTAG
- the HIR1 gene encoding Hir1p (similar to Saccharomyces cerevisiae YBL008W | HIR1 | HIstone Regulation) — protein MKILKVPWLGHIDEHRKYEVYTVDISKDNEHVATGGLDGLVKIWSLSSIINVQHQEKQTPINKQKPLASMSRHTGAVTVVKFSPDGKYLATGSDDRIILIWEKESTISPSVSTVEATINVNSAFGSDRSDEHWVVRKRLAAHENDIQDLCWSPDSSLLVSVGLDRSILVWNGITFEKIKKFDVHNSHVKGVIFDPANKYFATASDDRTVKIFRYHKNDGDLSFSIESVVTEPFKGSPLTTYFRRLSWSPDGQHIAVPNATNGPVSSVAIIDRGSWDSDISLIGHVEPTEVARFNPRLYKKEKKSTVGNKEIDTTKGNKNDQGTAEKEEEVDSIVCTAGRDKSLVLWTTNRERPIFISYDIALKSITDMCWNPTGNILLVASLDGSITPVIFHENELGTPIPLEENIKYLHRYGAGKESNLCAESVDQLKLEELASKEQKKLIKSFAARKKKTEPININKDIQRTTEEPKINILIPKRKKDSMKNIPSAVPTVKITKSGKKRVTPILISTTTNTSVSAFKSSKSDSTREGNKNNVIKTKKKANLLFGSQLSRSSYPVPRLGVQTLIMGIKDRLFDSSVNNIETKENVNGLTSNRHSSNWKIPSSENTKNDIAYSSPLQKPRQLVLKKAKIDNISGSGAINIQYSSYHRILPDDDIVIVQYGENIEALHILEIKNGVERSIQFDKEALLENPTKLCGYHEGKLTMTAYLPEVVNCAIGSTKCQCWIIATTEGSIYIFSENGKLKMPKLSIGYKIIKLEIHNECYLVALSENGLFFCWDLLNCRSIFQKISIAPLLVDEGSLQSGGKVRVDRKLVKFHLDIKAMELEVIIKRNDNEEEFKNKKKKKTLIITLKFIMIKCYVRMFGIMLWDVGLGPKTRRRPMPASERSHHNICIYN, from the coding sequence atgaaaattttaaaagtgCCTTGGCTAGGCCATATAGACGAACATAGAAAATATGAAGTTTATACAGTAGACATATCTAAAGACAATGAGCATGTAGCAACAGGTGGTTTGGACGGATTAGTTAAAATATGGTCCTTATCTTCAATAATTAACGTACAGCatcaagaaaaacaaactccaattaacaaacaaaaaccATTGGCTAGCATGAGTAGGCATACAGGAGCAGTTACAGTTGTAAAGTTTTCGCCTGACGGAAAATATCTAGCTACTGGGTCAGACGATAGAATTATATTGATATGGGAGAAAGAGTCAACAATCTCCCCATCAGTGTCAACAGTAGAAGCAACAATTAATGTGAATAGTGCGTTTGGGTCAGATAGGAGTGATGAACATTGGGTAGtaagaaaaagattagCCGCCCATGAAAATGATATACAAGACCTTTGCTGGTCTCCTGATTCTAGTTTGTTGGTTTCGGTTGGTCTAGACAGAAGCATCCTTGTATGGAACGGGATAAcgtttgaaaaaattaaaaaatttgatgtACATAATTCGCATGTAAAAGGTGTAATTTTTGATCCtgcaaataaatattttgctACGGCATCCGATGATAGAACAGTGAAAATTTTCAGGTATCACAAGAATGATGGAGATTTAAGCTTTTCAATTGAATCAGTTGTTACAGAGCCCTTTAAGGGGTCTCCGTTGACCACATATTTTAGAAGATTATCTTGGTCTCCAGATGGGCAACATATAGCAGTGCCCAATGCAACAAATGGGCCCGTTTCGTCAGTAGCAATTATTGATAGAGGGAGCTGGGACTCTGATATTAGCTTGATTGGCCATGTGGAGCCAACTGAAGTAGCCAGGTTTAATCCCAGATTAtacaaaaaggaaaagaaaagtacAGTTGGGAACAAAGAAATTGATACTACCAAGGGAAACAAAAACGATCAAGGAACAGcggaaaaagaagaagaagttGATTCTATCGTGTGTACTGCGGGTCGAGATAAGTCACTGGTGTTATGGACTACTAATAGGGAAAGAccaatatttatatcataTGACATTGCACTTAAGTCTATAACTGATATGTGTTGGAATCCTACGGGTAACATTTTGTTAGTGGCATCATTAGATGGTTCCATAACCCCTGTAATATTCCATGAAAACGAATTGGGCACTCCAATACCTTTGGAggaaaatatcaaatactTGCACAGATATGGGGCAGGTAAAGAATCTAATTTATGTGCAGAAAGTGTTGATCAATTAAAGTTGGAGGAATTAGCATCGAAAGAACAGAAAAAACTGATTAAATCTTTTGCtgcaagaaaaaaaaaaacagaaccAATTAACATAAACAAGGATATACAGAGGACAACGGAAGAACccaaaataaacattttaataccgaaaaggaaaaaagattcGATGAAGAACATTCCATCGGCCGTTCCCACTGTGAAAATTACTAAGAGtggtaaaaaaagagtGACCCCGATTTTAATATCTACTACCACCAATACGTCTGTTAGCGCATTCAAATCATCTAAAAGTGATAGCACTCGTGAAGGTAATAAGAACAATGTTATAAAAACTAAGAAAAAAGCAAATCTCCTATTTGGCTCACAATTATCTAGATCATCATATCCGGTGCCAAGGCTGGGTGTACAAACATTGATTATGGGTATAAAAGACCGGTTATTTGATTCAAGcgttaataatattgaaacCAAAGAGAACGTCAATGGATTGACTAGTAATAGGCATTCTtcaaattggaaaattcCCAGCAGTGAAAATACAAAGAATGATATTGCATATTCGTCTCCGCTTCAAAAACCTCGCCAATTGGTACTTAAAAAGGCAAAGATAGATAATATCAGTGGTAGTGGCGCTATTAACATACAATATAGTTCATATCATCGTATTTTGCCCGATGACGATATTGTAATAGTTCAATATGGTGAAAACATAGAAGCATTGCATATCTTGGAGATCAAAAATGGGGTGGAAAGATCTATTCAATTTGATAAAGAGGCACTATTGGAAAACCCAACAAAATTATGTGGGTATCATGAAGGTAAATTAACAATGACTGCTTATCTACCGGAAGTAGTAAACTGTGCCATTGGTTCTACCAAATGTCAATGCTGGATAATTGCCACCACCGAAGGctctatttatattttttcagaaaatggaaaattaaaaatgccAAAGTTATCTATCGGGTACAAGATTATCAAGTTAGAAATACATAATGAGTGTTATTTGGTAGCTCTTAGCGAAAAtggattgtttttttgttgggATCTGTTGAATTGCAGATCCATTTTTCAGAAAATATCTATAGCACCATTATTGGTGGATGAAGGTAGTTTACAATCTGGTGGCAAAGTTAGAGTTGATAGAAAGTTAGTCAAATTTCATTTAGATATTAAAGCCATGGAATTGGAAGTGAtcataaaaagaaatgacaATGAGGAAGAgttcaaaaacaaaaaaaaaaaaaagactttGATTATAACATTGAAATtcataatgataaaatgtTATGTTCGTATGTTTGGAATAATGCTATGGGATGTTGGTTTAGGTCCAAAAACACGAAGGCGGCCGATGCCGGCGAGCGAACGGAGTCATCATAATATTTgcatatataattaa